The following DNA comes from Oreochromis niloticus isolate F11D_XX linkage group LG23, O_niloticus_UMD_NMBU, whole genome shotgun sequence.
TCTTCATCTGCAGCCGATGGGACTTCTTCTTCTGTCCACTTTGCTCAGATTTTTAACGACACACTGCACATCGTGCTAAAATATGCCAGGATTtttttggctaatagctctttggaaaTCATCTTCTTGGTGCAAAATAATATTCTGTGTCTAATTGTCATTATCTTTGagatttttcatagattcaggtgaacaaatgggaacaaattatgtgcCTAAAGATTTAACttaacatttattttctgctaagttttctgttatgtgcagacACATCGCTGGTTCATTCCCTGAGTTAGGAACATTTTCATACTTGAATCATtcacattcctctgaaaatgcttgggtacaaggactggaccgAAAGTGAGTGAAGAAGCAGCTTTCTGAAAGCCTCGAGAACAAGaaagaacaagaacaagaacaagaaagtctggctccttggaagcaaaatataaagaaatgaagggtgactcaaaacttttgcacagtcctGTATATTGCCATATTCACAGTTAATTGATGAGGACACTTAACATAGTCGGGTAAAGACCTAACAATATGGAGTAAATCTATGGTGAGAGTCTGTGTAATCTATTACTGGAATGAGGGATGTTCAAGCATTGACATATCGTTATTCAGGAAAGATGCTGTCGTATTTCTGTTTGATGGCCAGAGCACGAGCAGCTGGACATGTCATCACCGGGAGACGAGGGGGTCCCAGATCCAAGCCCGACAGCTCGTTCATCAACTGTTTGTTTACTCCCACATCAAAACCTGTCAGCAACAACAGCACATtattaaatgcagaaaaaaaagacaccatTAAAGGATAACTATGTCAGATTCGATTTAGCAGAGCAAAGCTATCACTCACCAAGTTTTATGGCAAAACTCAGAAGCTCCTGAATCTTGAACTGCTCGTGGAAATCAAATTAAAGATGTACAGATGTGAGCAAAGTGGTACAAATGATCAAGGACACACAGCAGCGGTAGAGAGATCAGCAGTACCTGTATCGTCCTGGCTTGGACGAGGTCGCCGGTCTCGAACGCTGATATGAGCTTGTTGACGTGACATCCTACGTAATTATATGTGCTGCGTGCAGAGAAATAAAACTACTGAGCATAGAGAAGGAATAAAGACAGAGCATCGTGCAAATgaaaggtcacacacacacctgccaaCTGCTCCATGGGCTCCCATTGCCAAAGCTCCTAGAAGTTGCTATTTTTAAAACGAATGACATTTTTTAGATAGTTCCACGGCTAAGGTTAAAGTGACAAAAGGCTACAAAAAGGGGAAAGACTGACCTCGTCCACGCCATAGAGGACTGACCAGTGAGGCTGACTGTAACTGATACACTGGCCCAAGTCCATCAGGTCACTCTCAGTGAACTTGATTCCTCTAAAGGAAGGGATGACCTTCTCAATACCTTCTATTAGTTCTCTCACTTTcactaaagaaataaaacaaacagggaaaaaaaacacatcataaaaGACATATGAAATTTAAGTGTGGTTAGGAATGTCCAAAACTCAGACCGGCTCACCGTTAACCCCAGTGACTGATGGGACATGATAATAATAGAAGGGCAGAGTTGGAGCAGCTGAAGCCACTTCCTGGAGAAAGGTCCTCAAAACATCTGAAGCAGGGTGACAAGAAAAGAGatgcagaggtttttttttggcTCACATGATGTCATGTATGAAATGTATTAATAATGCTGCAATGTGCATGTCTAAAAACATCACACACCTGCACTGCTGGGCTTGAAGAAGGATGGAGCAATGACTGCTATGCCATCGGCCTCAATCTGTGCTGCATGGTGAGCCTGGAAGAAGGACAACGAAAAATAGGAAATGAATGGATTATCAATTatctaaaaaagaaagaaagaaaagaaaccccATTAGATAATAATAACCAGGCAAATTATTAACTATGACATCTGGATATTCTGAATAGATTTATAATTACCACAATAAATGCCATTGCCTGATAACATCTCTGACTGGTCACGTGATGTGTGACGTCATGTGCTCTGGAGACTTTACACCAGGCCTCATAGTCTGCTCTCTCCTCTCCCCCTGACtggctgtttttttcctctttgacACACTCACTCAGACTTACTGTGCACTCAGGCCTTGCATGCAcgctgatgtgctgacagacacacacaaacacacgtttGATCTGTTGACTTCTTTGTCAGACCCTTTTAAGCAGGGTTGTGACACAATGAACGGACCTCTAACCCGCACCAAACAACATGCTGCTCTTTAACTGACACGTGACTGTCACACAGGACGTCGTGTGTCAGATTATTCGCTGACTGGGACCAGAAATTTCCTGCAACACAGTGACTGCCTAACATTTCGATAGCtctaccatttaaattgaaaacatTTAGTATAAAGTAATATAgaaacagtgttttatttttactgcaagCACATGTGGTGCCTGAACACACTGCTAATATTAAATCTGACTTATCTAATGGGCGTGTTGTGTACACCTCAGGTTAAGTCTGTCCTGGTTAAGGTGAGGCTCAGCCTGTGATACTAGGCCAGTGTGGAAGAAACTCCACTTAAACCCTGTGTTACtaaatttaaacatattttcacACAGGAGCTCGACAGAAAAGGGAATCATGGCATAACTCACCAGTTCTTGGGTGTCTTTAAGACTCAGGCAGCCAACATGAACAATCACCTGGTCCATCCTGTGGCGAGAGAACATTTCCTCAATATCTATTTTTTAACTGTATACTCAACACTTTAATGCCCACGATGACTTTAGGTAATAGCTATAATGTGCatctgcttgtttgtttgtttttttttcagtaaaaatTGAGTAAAAATCTAATTGCCTGTGATGACCTACTTGCCCTTTGCTTTTCGACACCACTCCTCAGCCAGGAGCTTCCTCTCTTCCACACTGAGAGACATGCTCTCGCCCGTGGTGCCATTCACTGCAAGCAAAGAAACGTCTGTCcaagttccacatcactgaaacTTAAATCTCAAGATTCTCAGTCTTAAAAACCAAACAAGATCAAAAAGCATGTGATTAAATAGACATAAAAGGATGGCGTAGCCTATAAGAGTCTAGCACAGCCCACTTGCCACCACTTCAGCAAAGGATAGAAAAACTGTAAGAAACGAAGGAAACCGCTACTGCGGACCAGTCATCGTGGAACTTATGCCACAGACTGCTGACTGTGCGATAATTCACAGGACAAAACTATTTCAAGTCTAGAAAGCAGTGGTGCAGACAATGATGGGGAAATTAAATAGAGCTGGAAGAGCATAAAAACACAATGAGGTACAAAGATCAGCACAAACATCCTCTGCTGACTAAGCACTCACAGAAAGTAGTGTGGAAATGAGACATTAACACAGGAGAAGCTCAGGCTGAGCTATAGTGATTCACGGGCTTTTGGTGAAGTGGAAAATGAAGCGGTAAGCATTTCAGAGTCACGCCTGGCTCACGGGGAGAGCTGTGCGGAGGAAAGGGCGGGATCTTGACATCGTCTCAACTTTTCTCTGTGTATGAAAGAGCTGCAGATAACAGCCGGCACTCGAGACGTGGGAATCTACTTCAGCTTAAGCAGAAATGTCAAGGATGAGTGTGTGAACTGAAGAAGAATGCTTAAACTGCAAATAACAAGTGTAAAGACCAATGTGTCCTTTTATTACACGAGGTCTTCATTAACAGCTAACAGCAGCATTAAAAAGGCACCCTGTGGAGTTTGGTTTCCTGGTGGAACAACAGTGCAATAACTGCCTCACAGGTCCtggtttttagtgttttgtGGACGGACACAGCAGGAAAACTGCAGAATAATCCCACCAATCAGATTACACaaagagacattaaaaagttGAGACTGAGTGGGGTTTCTTTGCATGTTTCATTCTGTTCTCTGGGCTATTTTGCCTCCAGCCACATGTCACTGCATGTTCAACAAAAACATTGCATTCATAATCCAGAGTGAATTTTTGCAGTAACTCTTACAGAGCATGATTGTTTTCTCTGATTACCCTCGGACATTTCACACCAAAGGTATGCATTAGCTGGGACTAATTTTGAATACGCCGTCCCAGCAGCTGCAGGAGACCAGTGTGTTGCATCCTTGCATGGATATGATAGATGTGATATATAATATTTCATAAAGGCAATAATTCGAGTAAAAATGATGCAAAGTTTCTAAAAAGCTGGATATTATACTCAGAAGGAATCATCAGTTAAATACTTACATGGGATTTTTATAAGAAGTCAATAATGTTTTATTGAGTTGTGCAGTTCAGCTAACTTGCTATCGTTTTAGATTATATTTACACCACAGAATAGGGTTAATGTGATTAACAAAGGAGCAACATATCTACCACGGTAAAACAACAGTATGTCTACAAATCAGCGGATGAATCATGCAATATTAGAGTTGATTCGGTGGgaatacagaaaaaacacaaatataaaaagaaagaatccTCCGGTAAACTTACCAAACACTTTATTTACACCTTGCTTCTCTTTCAAGTAGTCAATATAAGGTCCAATCACTGATAGGTTGATTTCACTGTTTTGGGAGAATGTGAAAAATATAGGCCTACACATGTGGCAAAAAAGAATACCTGACAACAGGTGTGTAAGATGCCCGTCCCTGCGCCTCCCCAGTTACCATACATCTCACACACTTTTACTGAACAGACACACAGGAGGAAAGGGGCTTCAGATCTCCTTACCCTTCACTGGTGATCGGAGTGAATGTGGCTGCAACAAGTCCTGTCAGCTTTTTGTCGGCGGCAGGAGCCATGATAGACATCATGTTCTGGCACAGAGAGGCACACTGGagtgaaacaaaagaaacaccGCAGAACAAACAGGCGAGCCACAGCCTTTGACATCAGCGCACTGTTCTGACTCACAAACTTTATAATATACCACACGGTATGTAAACAGAAGAT
Coding sequences within:
- the npl gene encoding N-acetylneuraminate lyase isoform X1, giving the protein MMSIMAPAADKKLTGLVAATFTPITSEGEINLSVIGPYIDYLKEKQGVNKVFVNGTTGESMSLSVEERKLLAEEWCRKAKGKMDQVIVHVGCLSLKDTQELAHHAAQIEADGIAVIAPSFFKPSSADVLRTFLQEVASAAPTLPFYYYHVPSVTGVNVKVRELIEGIEKVIPSFRGIKFTESDLMDLGQCISYSQPHWSVLYGVDEQLLGALAMGAHGAVGSTYNYVGCHVNKLISAFETGDLVQARTIQFKIQELLSFAIKLGFDVGVNKQLMNELSGLDLGPPRLPVMTCPAARALAIKQKYDSIFPE
- the npl gene encoding N-acetylneuraminate lyase isoform X2; its protein translation is MSLSVEERKLLAEEWCRKAKGKMDQVIVHVGCLSLKDTQELAHHAAQIEADGIAVIAPSFFKPSSADVLRTFLQEVASAAPTLPFYYYHVPSVTGVNVKVRELIEGIEKVIPSFRGIKFTESDLMDLGQCISYSQPHWSVLYGVDEQLLGALAMGAHGAVGSTYNYVGCHVNKLISAFETGDLVQARTIQFKIQELLSFAIKLGFDVGVNKQLMNELSGLDLGPPRLPVMTCPAARALAIKQKYDSIFPE